The sequence gcgaagccgccgaaagggcgcggcggcgaagagaaaaggaacgcggtacttttcccgttacagtgactttaggcgcgaagggggaaacaggtttggaaaagacaggtgcaagggtcacaggacccaccttccgcgaagtagtcttgggaacgggaggggacaaaacaacagcagtagcacgcggtagtaacaggtgcagtggccaggtgcgggacagtccagcagaaaagtcggatcacgtgataatcgccggggactcgaatttagctacatgcgcagaagcagtcaaggaaagggtgagaggcgacaaacgagttttaatagggaagttcccgggccataggctgggatcagtgatgaaacaagctaacgcaaaactcgcaactaagtctaatggacgtaacctcgtgataatcgcgggaggtctaaacgacgtcttgagtaacgaatcagccgaactagcgaccacattggcgaaaggtgtcgatgacatgcgcgccatttcccctcaggtgcagatagtggtatgcacaataccggaggtaccggtgcgtgacggcaacctgcaaagagcggttgtcgacgcaaacaaagagatatggcagatgagtagagagaaaggctcgaggtagtggaaataaacagagaggtgcacaggtggggtggttttcgaagagacggaatacacttcgacaggaggcttggccatgaggtgggttggcgtcttgcaggacgcgcagtagctttttggggggcacgcgggcccttcggtgcccatggtagcttgtaatgaggaaaacaaccagggggactctttcacaggtagtatagcgaaaaaaacagagaaaaggtaaaagaaggagaaggcgcgtgttgcaattagttatattaacatgcagggtggcagaaaaaaggcaaaatggttagagattgaggaacagttaaacaaggaacagataggtgtttatgcggttacagaaacacaccttagagacttggaagagccaccacatattgaaaattatgtttgggaaggatgtaacaggatcacattagaaaggagaggtgggggtgttggaatgctaattcatagcagaacaaaatgggagagagtgaaacaaacgtgttcagagcacatatgggtttcgggcacagtaggtggaaagaaaacgtggctaggtgtagcttacttgtggacggggaataactgcagagaaaagaatctggagatagtgaaatgcataagcaccgatattaaagaatttggtcatgatgccgaaataatccttctaggggacatgaacgctcacattcgtgaccttgacggatattcagacaccaatggcaagttattggtagatctctgcgagcaacatagtcttgagatagttaacgtggggcctaagtgtgaggggcagatcacgtgggaagtcagaaacaggcaatcgagcattgattactgtctcatgacagaaggaatatatgacaaacttagagagatgagaatagacgaagaaggcattaacagcttgggtagtgatcataaacgcataatattacaaatgggatataaaactgaaaataagaacacagaatcaaagtttggcagctcgtatctaaatgacaaacaaataacaatatagccgcaagagtcgaggaaaaagtagacgaactaccaggcaaagactggaagtatagtgagctgctacatgtaatcacgaaagaaatggaaatagagaagaaaactatttgttggaaaggaaagaaaaagccaaaaagttggtggaacaaagaaatccgggaagcaatcgagatgcgacgtcaggcatcacgggggcacagacaggcaaaaaaggagaaagcgaccacaggacgaagtcaaccaaatatgggaaatatatttagagcaaaaatccattgtgcagaaattagtcgaggcaaaaattaaaggtgaaagtgaacgctggatgacagagattcgcgaaaaaaagaaggccgcgcctaggatattttggagccacctaaaagcgctgggtaggaagtctgtcacaatgcaacagcatatggtagatgaaggaggaaataaattggaaggatatgaagcgctaggttacatccgaaagataacagccgattcgtttaaaaaggtcccccaggggattcccccggtgagtaaaagtacgcaaaggagtgcaaccgacgaagacgtattactagagaatttcaattggaagaaggccgaaggaaaaattcctaagcgcactactccgggcttagatggggttcccgtcagcctcattaacgtactcggacataacactaaagaagcactgctgaaagccgtagaaaagtgcttgcagaagagggaaataccagacagttggcgaaaaagtagaatgaacttaatctataaaggcaagggagaaaaggataacattcgctcgtatagaccgctaacaattacatcggtgctatacaggttggcgatgcaggcagtaaaattaaaaatagaagcgtgggtagaacaaaatgatattttgggagaacttcagaatggatttcgaatcgacaggcggttagacgataatctgtttgttcttacccagtgtatagaaatatctaaaatagaaaacaggcccttatacgtagcttatctagatatcaccggggcgtatgacaacgttaatcaggaaattttgtgggatatattgaaggaagtgggcataggtgacgactgtgtacagcttttgaaggaaatataccgagaaaatacagtttgtatagaatgggaaggaataagtggcaaggacagcgttgaaatgagcaaggggctgagacagggatgccctctgtccccgctgttatgcatgctgtacatggcgaggatggaaaaagcgctagaaggtagcaacattggatttaatttgtcacacaaacaggtcggagcgatggttgagcagaagcttcctggtctattttatgctgatgatattgtcttatttgcggacagtcaagatgatatacagcgactggcagatatatgcggaagggagtgtgaggctctaggactaggatttagtgcaacaaaatgtggattgatggtattcaatgatcacggagaccatacggtcttaatacagggccaaaaaataccgagggtaagcgagtacaagtacctcggagtatgggtaaatgagggggatagatatatggaagtacaagagaaagcatcggtagcaaagggaaagaggaatgctgcaattatgaagcacagagctttatggggatacaataggtacgaggtgcttcgagggctgtggaagggtgtgatggttccggggcttacatctggaaactcagtggtgtgcatgaagtcagaggtgcaatcaggaatggatgtaaatcaaaggacggtgggccgcctcgcgttgggcgctcacgggaagacgacaaatgaggcggtaaagggtgatatgggatggacaggctttgaagtgagggaagcgcagagcaaaatgagattcgaagagaggctgaggaaaatgaaggagagtagatgggcagagaaggttttcaggtacttgtatagaaaaagcgttgacacgcagtggagaaagagaactaggaggctcaccagtaaatatacggctggcagtgcgggcgatatgacaacaaggagcattaagcggaaggtcagagaggcggagaggatttattggatgacagcgatggaaaagaagccggctctgagtaactaccgaaaaggaaaaaacgaaataaggagggaaaggttttatgataattcaaggggaagcgctttactgtttgaagcaaggtcgggctgccttagaacgcgtagttataaagcgaattcagtaacgaagaagaacaatgtacatgctgcgggggaactaaggaaacgatggaacatgtactgattgaatgtggcgatattcacccaggtatacgtgtgggcacgagtctacatgaagccttgggttttagggacaacaatgcaaagctgaacacgtccgcgatagaaataagtaagagacggttagagtattggtggcagaaaagtagagataaagtacaaaaataaataactgggaaaaaaaaggtcattctgccttaagaggcagagagatggaccgtgaatttatattttttggtataataacgtagatttaatcaatgtagataaggcattaggacaacatgaaacaaggaagtttatatttttttttctttcttttttttcgccttcgagcctggtggcagacatgtcaccgccccgttataaaggggacgctcatagcatccatccatccatccatccaaataCACGCAGCAGACATGCGGCTTGAAGCACAAAGCGTCAAATCGCAGCCAGGTAACACAGACCAACAGAACCACCGCAAGAAGTCTCAGCGTAAGAAAAGGCGGACCACCGGGAAAGGGCACCCGCCCACGAGAACATACGACTGTGCTGGCGGCGGCTCCCAACAAAGTCCCCCCATTGAAGCAAAAGAAGGTGACAAGTGGGACGGGACTGAAAGCCCCCGTTCTTGTCGGAACTCGCAAAGCTGCCCACCGACGGGAATACAAAAAGAGGTGGTGCTAGTTGGAGACAAGAACATCGAGATTGTAGCTGAGACTGTTGTCGCAGAGCTTGGATCACCGACCGCCCTTAAGTGCATAGCTGGCAGAAGTGCGACGGCTGCTGCCATCGCCTATGCAAAAAAGTACGACAAGGAAGCTGAAACGCGCACGCGACAGTATATCATGCATGCCGGGTTGCATGACGTACTGAGAGGAAAACCGGAGGATGTCGCAAAGGCCCTCAACCTACAGTGGACAGGGAGGCCTCGGAGCTTAATTGTCTGTTCCATTCCAGAGATatacggaaggggggggggcgaaacaCGGGCCGCTGTTGTGCTTGCCAATGCCAAGATCAAGAAATGGTGCAGGAAGACGGGAAACCGCTTTCTAGATTTGGGGAAAGTGGTGCAGTCGACTGGTTTTCAAAAAGACGGTCTACACTATAACGAGAAGACAGCAATGGAAGTCGGCCGAGTCATAGGCAGAGTGGCGGCGCCTTTTTTAGGCCTTGGACTATCCCATCAACGGGAAAAAGGGGCAACAAAAACCACGACGCCATGTCTCGGCAAAAGCCTATGCAACGAGCCCCCTGGACCTCCGCATCGGAGCTGGGAACCGACACAACATCGGCTGTCGAACAGAGGGAAGCGTGGGCAAGGGAACAGGACAGATCCAGAGCAAGGAAGACTGGCCCAGCTCATCGAGAAGACCCTAGAGAAAGTGCTGTCCAAGAAATGGCCCACTCTGTGAATGACGTCCAGGGGTCCGACGGAGCTGTACGACGGACACCACGGCATCCCAAGGCCCAGCAACGGAGGGGCAGAGCTCGACACCAAAAACCTGGAAGAATATCGGTCGCTTTCCTCAATTTGCATGGTGGTCGGCGCTTGGTGAAATGGGAGGAGCTCTATATTGGAATGGAGGAAGAAGGCATCACGTTGTATGGAGTGGCAGAGACACATCTTCGGGATCTAGAGAGGCCACCAGTCAATCCACTTTGGAACTGGGCGGGCTGCAATCGAGAAAGTACAGCCCGGGGGGGTGGAGGTGTGGGGTTTCTGTGGCGAGAGGGCAGCACCTGGACACCGATTGGCAACTCCTGTGCGGAACACACCTGGATGGTTGGCCACGTGCACGCAACGCCAGTATTAACGTGTGTAGTCTACCTAGGTGTTGCTCCAAACCAACACTCTGAGAACACCAACATCGTACACTGCATCAGACAAGACATTGAGCGCTGGGGGCACGGTCATGAAGTGCTGATCCTAGGCGACTTTAATGGCCACATCCAGGAGCTCGACGGTTACACTGACCACAATGGGAGGCTTTTGTTAGAGATGACTGAGGAGCTTTCCCTTGAAATTGCAAACCTCAGAGCAGACTGCGAAGGCACATATACGTGGTGCGCACGGGGCCTGAGCTCATGCATCGATTATGCCCTTGTGTCACCAGGTCTTGGCAAGAGCCTCCGGAATGTGCATATTGATGAGGAAGGCCAGCACAGTTTGGGTAGTGACCATAATCGCCTCAGGCTGCAGTTTGAAGCATCTCCTTGGCGCCAAAATGTGAAGAAACACGAGCCTGCTACGCGGTTTCTCCCCGACGCGGCCTACGAGGAAGTGGCCAACGAATTTGAACTATGCCCCGGCCGCGAACAAGCAGATACCTATGAACAGTACATTGCCCAGCTCCGCCAGATCATGCGGAAACACGAGAAGATTGTCAAGGCGCGTCGAGGGTTTAGCAGAAAGAGTTGGTGGGATGGGGAGGTCCAAGCAGCAATAAAAGCCCGCCGAACCGCCAACCGATGTCACCGCCAGTGTGTAAAGAGGCCCCACAGCGCGGATGTCCAGGCGACATGGCAGGAATATCTGCGGCGAAAACGGGAGATGCAGGCTATCACACAACGGAAGATAGCAGAAGCCAACCACAAGACGCTCCACGCAATCAAGTCTGCAGGCAGAGGAGCAGCGGCCAAATTCTGGACATATATCTCTCGGCTCGATGGCAAAGCAACACAACCGGAAATTCGCGCAGAATCAACGGGGGACAAGACCACAGATCTACACCGAGCCCTAACCGACCACCTTCACCAACTGTACGCGCAGCCACACCCCAGTACACATACTGAACTCCCCTGCCCAGATGTCTCAGAACCGACTGGCACAGGCCACCAGAAGTGGACAGTGGCAAGGAGCGCCATTGACAGGGCTATCTCCAAGATAGGTGCCCGCACTGCTCGTGGCTTCGACGGCATTCCTGCAGGGCTGGTGAAACGCCTCGGTGCTGGCGCACGGGCCCAGCTGACCGATTTCTTCAGTGAAATCCTGGCTGGTGGCCCTATACCAAGTGACTGGCTACGTGGCAAAGTAATCCTGCTCCCGAAAAGGGGGGGAGACCCCGGCCTCCTACGAGACTACAGGCCACTCACAATCACAAGTGTAGTGTACCGCGTGTTCGCACAAGTTCTCAAGGTCTGGATGACTACGTGGGCCGAAGAGGGTGGTCATCTCACGGAGTTAAAGAACGGTTTTCGGCGTGACCGACGGTTGGAGGACAACCTTTTTGTCCTGGCCCAATGTATAGAGGTTGCACGAAAGGAGGAACGGGGGCTGGTTGGCTGCTTCCTAGATGTGTCTAAGGCTTATGACAGTGTACCACACGAGCTATTACTACAGCACCTGGAGGCACTTGGGATGCCGCCCACATGGACTGGTTTGCTCGGACGCCTGTATAAGGATAGCTCTGTTGTGGCCACCCTAAACGGAGCCTACTCGAGTGAGgtgagggtgggaaagggattaAAACAAGGCTGCCCTCTTTCACCATTACTCTATATGCTATATACCGCCGGTGTAGAGCGCAAAATACTAGCCTCTGGGGTGGGCTTTGTAGTGGAGCGCATAAGCGATGGGCTCAAAGAACAGCAAACCTTGCCGGGACTggtattcgctgacgacattgtgcTGCTGGCGGGAAACAGTGGCGACCTGCAGACCCTCGTTACCAGCTGTGCCGAGGCCATGGCGCCACTGGGACTGCAGTTCAACGCAAAGAAATCGGCGGTGGTCAACTTCTCTGGCCCGGTGCTTCCTGGTTTGCTGACACTGCCAGGTGGAGGACTGCTGCCCGAAGCACCTGAGTACCGTTACCTCGGAGTGAACTTCTGGGCACAGGTAGACTATACGGCAAACCATGAGAGGCACCTGAGACAAACATCCCAGAGGGCCAGCCAAGTACTCCGTAGGAGGTGCCTGTGGGGTTTCAACCGCCCCATTATGGTGCGCAAACTATGGAAGGCGGTACACGTGCCGGCGCTGACTTTTGCCAATGCAGTGATTTGCCCCGCTGCGCCGACCCGGGAGTGGCTTGAACGCAGTCAGCGCGCCGTGGGACGACTGGCTCTGGGCTGCCACGGCAACGTTGCCAACGAGGCAGTCCAGGGTGACCTGGGTTGGTCCTGTTTCGAAGCGCGGGAAGCTCGGAGCAAGCTGTCCTACGAAGGCAGGTTGCGCCTGATGCAGCCACATCGCTGGGCACAGCGAATCTTTAATTATGTTCACCGCAATGACAtccgcaccagatggtcgaaaagacTGCAGCACCTCAGCAGGAAACACGGCTTCTACGCGAGCCCTGTGCAGGAGGAGACCGAGTGTAAgtggtccaaagcagttaaggcccAGGTGCGACAGACGGAGGCTGACACTTGGCGGCGAGACATGGAGAAGAAGAGTACGCTAAGGATCTACAGAGAATACAAACAGGAGATCCACGTCGAACCTCTCTTCGACAATAGTGTAGCCAGCAGCCTCCTCTTCGAGGCACGAGCCGGCGCTCAGAACTCTGGCATACCGCCGGCGCTTTGATGACAGCGTGGGTGATGCATTGTGTAGGGTATGTGGTTCCAACGAGGAGACAATTGAACACTTGGTCATGAACTGCGAGGGCCTCACAGCAGCAcctacagatggcaccaccttaCAGCAGGCGCTTGGCTTTTCGCCCAGTGGAGGCGGAGTGGCTACGACCAAGAAGCGACACAGTGAGTGGTGGACAAAGGTGCGCACAAATTGACATGTCGAAGCTCTCCTCGTTGAACGTGTACATATACAGTGGTTagttaatgtgtgtgtgtgtgtgtagccacTTTATGtacgcgctttctttttcttttcctttttttctttgttttaagtccttaggccagggcatcggttgatacccgcccgttacaaagggtgaggccataaatccaatccaatccaatgaGGCGGCGTTGGGTGGCGTTGGTGTGctgtgacgcagcaatgcagctTGGGTGCCAAGGAAGGGGCCCTGTGATGAACACATTTGGGTTACTGGTAGCATTCTTGGTGAGTCTGTCCTCTTTGGTGTGGTGTATTTAACGGTGACAAGTGGACCACGCGACGGCAACGACAAAGTCCTACAGTGTATCGTCGAAGATGTGAAACGGTGGGGTACAGACCGCGAAGTACTGTTGATGGGAGACTTCAACGGACACATCCCGGCCACCGACGAGTACTTAGACTCCGACGGAGAGCTGTTGTTGCGGTGTGCGGAGCAGTTCTCCTTGGAGATCGTCAACCTCCGTAATGACTGTGAGGGATGCTTCACCTGGTGCGCTCGTAGCAGCCGCTCTACCATAGACTATGCGCTGGTGACTGCAAAACAGGCCGCTCGCATAGCACAGGTACATATCGATGAAGACGGCCAGTTCAGCCTCGGAAGCGACCACAATCGCATACGGCTGTCGTTCTCCAAGGGCGGCTTTCGTACAGGCTGCAGGTCACCTCCACCGAGGCGTGGCATGTACTTGCCGAGCAAGTCAGTCGAGAGGGTCGCCGAGGATTTTGAAAATTGTCCTCAACGGCGGAAATCCTACACATATAGTGAGTTTGTGGGCGCTTTGGACGCTGTAATGGAACGCCGGCGGGGGCCGGTGAGGAACGCCGGCGGGGACACAGACCACAGAACCCATGGTGGGACAGAGAAGTGGAAGTGGCGTGGAAAGAACGCTGCCAAGCAAATTGGGAACATCGGAGGACCGTCAAAGGTCCCGACACTGAGGTATGTGCAGAGAAGTGGGCTGTGTATCTGGACCAAAAGCACAAGGTGCAGGCCCCAGTTCAATGCAAGATAGCAGACTACAACCTTAGGCTGATCCAGTCCATCAGACAGGAAGGAAGATCCGCAGCACACAAGTTTTGGACATACGTCAGGTC comes from Rhipicephalus sanguineus isolate Rsan-2018 unplaced genomic scaffold, BIME_Rsan_1.4 Seq9395, whole genome shotgun sequence and encodes:
- the LOC119378716 gene encoding uncharacterized protein LOC119378716, whose product is MEEEGITLYGVAETHLRDLERPPVNPLWNWAGCNRESTARGGGGVGFLWREGSTWTPIGNSCAEHTWMVGHVHATPVLTCVVYLGVAPNQHSENTNIVHCIRQDIERWGHGHEVLILGDFNGHIQELDGYTDHNGRLLLEMTEELSLEIANLRADCEGTYTWCARGLSSCIDYALVSPGLGKSLRNVHIDEEGQHSLGSDHNRLRLQFEASPWRQNVKKHEPATRFLPDAAYEEVANEFELCPGREQADTYEQYIAQLRQIMRKHEKIVKARRGFSRKSWWDGEVQAAIKARRTANRCHRQCVKRPHSADVQATWQEYLRRKREMQAITQRKIAEANHKTLHAIKSAGRGAAAKFWTYISRLDGKATQPEIRAESTGDKTTDLHRALTDHLHQLYAQPHPSTHTELPCPDVSEPTGTGHQKWTVARSAIDRAISKIGARTARGFDGIPAGLVKRLGAGARAQLTDFFSEILAGGPIPSDWLRGKVILLPKRGGDPGLLRDYRPLTITSVVYRVFAQVLKVWMTTWAEEGGHLTELKNGFRRDRRLEDNLFVLAQCIEVARKEERGLVGCFLDVSKAYDSVPHELLLQHLEALGMPPTWTGLLGRLYKDSSVVATLNGAYSSEVRVGKGLKQGCPLSPLLYMLYTAGVERKILASGVGFVVERISDGLKEQQTLPGLVFADDIVLLAGNSGDLQTLVTSCAEAMAPLGLQFNAKKSAVVNFSGPVLPGLLTLPGGGLLPEAPEYRYLGVNFWAQVDYTANHERHLRQTSQRASQVLRRRCLWGFNRPIMVRKLWKAVHVPALTFANAVICPAAPTREWLERSQRAVGRLALGCHGNVANEAVQGDLGWSCFEAREARSKLSYEGRLRLMQPHRWAQRIFNYVHRNDIRTRWSKRLQHLSRKHGFYASPVQEETECKWSKAVKAQVRQTEADTWRRDMEKKSTLRIYREYKQEIHVEPLFDNSVASSLLFEARAGAQNSGIPPAL